A genomic segment from Stenotrophomonas maltophilia encodes:
- the flgH gene encoding flagellar basal body L-ring protein FlgH produces the protein MSPISRFTRTALACAVVALLGGCVIAGDVRPYAAMAPIQPIMPPQAAPTAGAIYAAGPTLQLYSDRRARDVGDLLTITLLENTTAQTSANTATNKESNLSLGTPSILGAPVTLGGKDILSATAKGARDFTGKGNSAQSNRLQGSVTVTVIQRLPNGNLVVQGQKNLRLNQGDELVQVQGIVRPGDISQDNTIPSSRVAEARIVYGGRGPVAQSNAMGWLSRFFNSGLTPF, from the coding sequence ATGTCGCCCATTTCCAGATTCACCCGCACTGCCCTCGCCTGCGCCGTGGTCGCCCTGCTCGGTGGCTGCGTGATCGCGGGCGACGTGCGCCCCTACGCGGCGATGGCGCCGATCCAGCCGATCATGCCGCCGCAGGCGGCGCCGACCGCCGGTGCGATCTACGCCGCCGGCCCGACCCTGCAGCTGTACTCGGACCGCCGCGCACGCGATGTCGGCGACCTGCTGACGATCACGCTGCTGGAAAACACCACGGCGCAGACCAGCGCCAACACCGCCACCAACAAGGAATCCAACCTGAGCCTGGGCACGCCGTCCATTCTTGGTGCGCCCGTCACCCTGGGCGGCAAGGACATCCTCAGTGCGACGGCCAAGGGTGCGCGTGACTTCACCGGCAAGGGCAACAGCGCGCAGAGCAACCGCCTGCAGGGCAGCGTCACGGTCACGGTGATCCAGCGGCTGCCCAACGGCAACCTGGTGGTACAGGGGCAGAAGAACCTGCGACTGAACCAGGGTGATGAACTGGTGCAGGTGCAGGGCATCGTGCGCCCGGGCGACATCAGCCAGGACAACACCATTCCTTCCAGCCGCGTGGCCGAAGCCCGCATCGTCTACGGCGGCCGCGGCCCGGTCGCGCAGTCCAACGCGATGGGCTGGCTGAGCCGCTTCTTCAACTCCGGCCTGACGCCGTTCTGA
- the flgG gene encoding flagellar basal-body rod protein FlgG: MNQALWIAKTGLDAQQMRMSVVSNNLANTNTTGFKQDRASFEDLLYQQVRQPGGSSSAQTQLPTGLQLGTGVRVVATAKNFEQGGQQQTGRALDVMVNGRGFFEVQMPDGSSAYTRDGSFKINQDSELVTNSGYPVQPGIQIPEGAQSVTIGTDGTISVKMADGAASVEVGALTLTDFVNPAGLQARGENLFLETTASGPAQNGNPGLNGLGTVVQGALEGSNVNVVEELVSMIETQRAYEMNAKAISTTDSMLGYLNNKL; the protein is encoded by the coding sequence ATGAACCAGGCATTGTGGATCGCGAAAACCGGACTGGATGCGCAGCAGATGCGCATGTCGGTGGTTTCCAACAACCTCGCCAACACCAACACCACCGGCTTCAAGCAGGACCGTGCCAGCTTCGAGGACCTGCTGTACCAGCAGGTGCGCCAGCCCGGCGGCTCTTCGTCGGCGCAGACCCAGTTGCCGACCGGCCTGCAGCTGGGTACCGGTGTGCGCGTCGTCGCCACTGCCAAGAATTTCGAGCAGGGTGGCCAGCAGCAGACCGGCCGTGCGCTGGACGTGATGGTCAACGGCCGCGGCTTCTTCGAAGTGCAGATGCCCGACGGCAGCTCGGCCTACACCCGTGATGGCTCGTTCAAGATCAACCAGGACAGCGAGCTGGTCACCAACAGCGGCTACCCGGTGCAGCCGGGCATCCAGATTCCCGAGGGCGCGCAGTCGGTGACCATCGGAACCGACGGCACCATCAGCGTGAAGATGGCCGACGGTGCGGCGTCAGTGGAAGTGGGTGCGCTGACCCTGACCGACTTCGTCAATCCGGCGGGTCTGCAGGCTCGCGGTGAGAACCTGTTCCTGGAGACCACCGCTTCCGGTCCGGCACAGAACGGCAATCCCGGGCTCAACGGCCTCGGCACCGTGGTGCAGGGCGCGCTGGAAGGCAGCAACGTCAATGTGGTCGAAGAGCTGGTGTCGATGATCGAAACCCAGCGCGCCTACGAAATGAACGCCAAGGCGATTTCCACCACCGATTCGATGCTCGGCTATCTCAACAACAAGCTCTGA
- a CDS encoding flagellar basal body rod protein FlgF, producing the protein MDKALYVAMTGARASLQAQGTLSHNLANSDTPGFKEALANTEAFPIKGPGFASRVDALHVDAGFNRTPGSQHITGKPLDLSLQTGTWLAVQSSDGSEAYTRGAALSVTPNGQLVTSSGRPVLDDNNNPIAIPPYQAMEIGADGTLSIIPQGEGPQTMAQIGRIKVVQAPDERLERGLDGLFRNTDPRQPFAPAQGTAVHSGQLEGSNVDAAGALVQMIQLQRQYEMQVQVIKHGDDNARSANSLLRLGS; encoded by the coding sequence ATGGATAAAGCCCTTTACGTGGCGATGACCGGTGCCCGCGCCTCCCTGCAGGCGCAGGGAACGCTCAGCCACAACCTCGCCAACTCGGACACCCCTGGCTTCAAGGAAGCGCTGGCCAACACCGAAGCCTTCCCGATCAAGGGCCCGGGCTTTGCCTCGCGGGTGGATGCGCTGCACGTCGACGCCGGCTTCAACCGTACGCCCGGCTCGCAGCACATCACCGGCAAGCCGCTGGATCTGTCCCTGCAGACCGGCACCTGGCTGGCCGTGCAGTCCAGCGACGGCAGCGAGGCTTACACGCGCGGCGCGGCACTGTCGGTCACCCCGAACGGCCAGCTGGTGACCTCCAGCGGCCGCCCGGTACTGGATGACAACAACAACCCGATCGCCATTCCGCCCTACCAGGCGATGGAAATCGGTGCCGACGGCACGCTCTCGATCATCCCGCAGGGCGAAGGCCCGCAGACGATGGCGCAGATCGGCCGGATCAAGGTGGTGCAGGCGCCGGACGAGCGCCTGGAGCGTGGCCTGGATGGCCTGTTCCGCAACACCGACCCGCGCCAGCCGTTCGCCCCGGCGCAGGGCACCGCCGTGCACAGCGGCCAGCTGGAAGGCAGCAACGTCGATGCCGCCGGTGCACTGGTGCAGATGATCCAGTTGCAGCGCCAGTACGAAATGCAGGTGCAGGTGATCAAGCACGGCGACGACAACGCACGCAGTGCAAACAGCCTGCTGCGCCTGGGCAGCTGA
- the flgE gene encoding flagellar hook protein FlgE, which produces MGFNVSLSGINAANSDLSVTANNVANVNTTGFKESRAEFADLFSATGYGLSKNAVGSGVRVSNVAQQFKQGHNEQTGRSLDMAISGEGFFTMNMNGTRVYSRAGNFQTDPSGYVVNPQGARLQVFAPNADGTNFDAGRMVDLQLLTTDSAPKQTSEVKVGFTLPANAKQPTVTTFDPTDSNSYNHSSGGITVYDSLGVSHIQVSYFVKGANPNEWTVRNYVDGQPAGAPTPVTFDNSGKLTAPANGKVSLGTFTPTTGAGVLNMTLDVSGSTQYGEKFALRNTQQDGYAAGKLNEITVSETGVVYARYSNGADKPLGQVALTTFNNPQGLESKGNNLWVDTFSSGTPRTGMPDTSNLGKIQAGSLEASTVDLTEQLVNMITAQRNFQANAQMITTQDQITQTVINIR; this is translated from the coding sequence ATGGGCTTCAATGTCTCGCTGTCCGGCATCAATGCCGCCAATTCCGACCTGAGCGTCACCGCCAACAACGTCGCCAACGTCAACACCACCGGCTTCAAGGAATCGCGCGCCGAGTTCGCCGACCTGTTCTCGGCCACCGGCTATGGCCTGTCGAAGAACGCCGTGGGTTCGGGCGTCCGTGTCTCCAACGTTGCCCAGCAGTTCAAGCAGGGCCACAACGAACAGACCGGCCGCAGCCTGGACATGGCCATTTCCGGTGAAGGCTTCTTCACCATGAACATGAACGGCACCCGCGTGTACTCGCGCGCCGGCAACTTCCAGACCGATCCGTCCGGCTATGTGGTCAACCCGCAGGGTGCGCGCCTGCAGGTATTCGCACCGAATGCCGATGGCACCAACTTCGACGCCGGCCGCATGGTCGACCTGCAGCTGCTGACCACCGACAGCGCGCCGAAGCAGACCAGCGAAGTGAAGGTCGGCTTCACCCTGCCGGCCAACGCCAAGCAGCCGACCGTCACCACCTTCGATCCGACCGATTCGAACAGCTACAACCACTCCAGCGGTGGCATCACCGTGTACGACTCGCTGGGCGTGAGCCACATCCAGGTCTCGTACTTCGTGAAGGGTGCCAACCCGAACGAGTGGACTGTCCGCAACTACGTGGATGGCCAGCCGGCCGGCGCGCCGACTCCGGTCACCTTCGACAACAGCGGCAAGCTCACCGCGCCGGCCAACGGCAAGGTCAGCCTCGGCACCTTCACCCCGACCACCGGTGCGGGCGTGCTGAACATGACGCTGGATGTGAGCGGCTCGACCCAGTACGGCGAGAAGTTCGCACTGCGCAACACCCAGCAGGACGGCTATGCCGCCGGCAAGCTCAACGAGATCACCGTGTCGGAAACCGGCGTGGTCTACGCGCGCTATTCCAATGGCGCCGACAAGCCGCTGGGCCAGGTCGCGCTGACCACGTTCAACAATCCGCAGGGCCTGGAATCGAAGGGCAACAACCTGTGGGTGGACACCTTCAGCTCGGGCACCCCGCGCACCGGCATGCCGGACACCTCCAACCTCGGCAAGATCCAGGCCGGCTCGCTGGAAGCATCCACCGTCGACCTCACCGAGCAGCTGGTCAACATGATCACCGCGCAGCGCAACTTCCAGGCCAACGCGCAGATGATCACCACGCAGGACCAGATCACCCAGACCGTCATCAACATCCGTTGA
- a CDS encoding flagellar hook capping FlgD N-terminal domain-containing protein, with protein MTTAVNNQTSQDVYSALGLNAPNSTATKKKNTLDQADFLRLMTEQLQHQDPLKPMDNTQMVAQMAQMSTVQGITDLNKTVKGFQESMASDQVLRGAALVGHQVLVPSEKLVLEKEGDVEGTVAAPSAGIITVDVTDATGAKVTSLSVEAKAAGETAFKWDGKDANGKRMEPGKYSIVANHVDTAGKSTKLSTFVQAPVESVTVGSDGLYLNLKGLGTAPIDYVLRVS; from the coding sequence ATGACCACCGCCGTCAACAACCAGACCAGCCAGGACGTCTATTCCGCGCTGGGCCTGAACGCCCCCAACAGCACCGCCACGAAAAAGAAGAACACGCTCGACCAGGCTGATTTCCTGCGCCTGATGACCGAGCAGCTGCAGCACCAGGATCCGCTGAAGCCGATGGACAACACGCAGATGGTCGCGCAGATGGCGCAGATGTCCACCGTGCAGGGCATCACCGACCTGAACAAGACGGTGAAGGGTTTCCAGGAATCGATGGCCAGCGATCAGGTGCTGCGTGGCGCCGCGCTGGTCGGCCACCAGGTGCTGGTGCCGTCGGAGAAGCTGGTGCTGGAAAAGGAAGGCGACGTCGAAGGCACGGTGGCCGCGCCCTCGGCCGGCATCATCACCGTGGACGTCACTGATGCCACCGGCGCCAAGGTCACTTCACTGAGCGTGGAAGCCAAGGCTGCCGGCGAGACCGCCTTCAAGTGGGACGGCAAGGACGCCAACGGCAAGCGCATGGAGCCGGGCAAATACTCCATCGTCGCCAACCATGTCGACACCGCCGGCAAGAGCACCAAGCTGTCCACCTTCGTGCAGGCCCCGGTGGAGAGCGTGACCGTCGGTTCCGACGGCCTGTACCTGAACCTCAAGGGCCTGGGCACGGCCCCGATCGACTACGTGCTCCGCGTCAGCTGA
- the flgC gene encoding flagellar basal body rod protein FlgC — MSNLPIFDIAGSALQAQSVRMSTIASNLSNADTVAGSADAVYKPLEPIFQAVTSKNDPNITSVKVKEITQSEAAPIKRYEPGHPLADADGYIYQPDVDPVAQMVNLISTSRNYQAGVEMLTTAKELALATLTMGR; from the coding sequence ATGAGCAACCTGCCGATCTTCGATATCGCCGGTTCCGCGCTGCAGGCGCAGTCGGTGCGCATGAGCACCATCGCCTCCAACCTCTCCAACGCCGACACCGTCGCCGGTTCCGCCGACGCCGTGTACAAGCCGCTGGAACCGATCTTCCAGGCTGTCACCAGCAAGAACGATCCGAACATCACCTCGGTGAAGGTGAAGGAGATCACCCAGAGCGAGGCCGCGCCGATCAAGCGCTACGAGCCGGGTCACCCGCTGGCCGACGCCGACGGCTACATCTACCAGCCCGACGTCGATCCGGTGGCGCAGATGGTCAACCTGATCTCGACCTCGCGCAATTACCAGGCCGGCGTGGAGATGTTGACCACCGCCAAGGAACTGGCCCTGGCCACCCTGACCATGGGCCGCTGA
- the flgB gene encoding flagellar basal body rod protein FlgB: protein MRNLITDYLGVHAQAMPLREQRMKLIASNLGNADTPGYKAQDLDFDAALRHAQGQDANGLMATTHEQHYEISSGLNPFQIAREGVQPSLDGNTVDPDAERAAYGRAALEYRASLSFVESKVRSMLTAITGQ from the coding sequence GTGCGCAACCTGATTACCGACTACCTGGGCGTCCACGCCCAGGCCATGCCGTTGCGCGAACAGCGGATGAAGCTGATCGCCAGCAACCTCGGCAATGCCGACACTCCCGGCTACAAGGCCCAGGACCTGGACTTCGATGCCGCCCTGCGCCATGCCCAGGGGCAGGATGCCAATGGCCTGATGGCCACCACCCATGAGCAGCACTACGAAATCAGTAGTGGCCTGAACCCGTTCCAGATCGCGCGCGAAGGCGTGCAGCCCAGCCTGGACGGCAACACCGTCGATCCCGATGCCGAGCGTGCCGCCTATGGCCGCGCCGCACTCGAGTATCGCGCCTCGCTCAGCTTCGTCGAGAGCAAGGTGCGTTCCATGCTGACCGCGATCACGGGGCAATAA
- a CDS encoding chemotaxis protein, with amino-acid sequence MSHDLLNRIDQRTRLAGHNRLALLLFRLGGRQLFGVNVFKVQEVLRRPELFQVPGLPSQFSGVADVRGRSVPVLDLGLAIGHPEREPDADTSPGYLVVTEFNRSIQGFLVSGVERIVNIAVEDIHPPPELGAESSYLTAVTRFQGELIQVIDVESVLADIAQVRGEAVLDPTMAMPADGPQLQVLVVDDSRVARQQIRSVLDQLGVGATLLSDGKQALDHLLQVHASGENPAERYAMVISDIEMPAMDGYTLTTEIRRHPGLAGLYVLLHTSLSGVFNNAMVERVGANAFVAKYSPHELADFVLDRLRKVALAA; translated from the coding sequence ATGTCCCATGACCTGCTCAACCGGATCGACCAGCGGACCCGACTGGCCGGCCACAATCGCCTGGCGCTGCTGCTGTTCCGTCTCGGCGGACGTCAGCTTTTTGGCGTCAATGTCTTCAAGGTTCAGGAAGTCCTGCGGCGCCCGGAACTGTTCCAGGTGCCCGGGCTGCCCAGCCAGTTCTCCGGCGTGGCCGACGTGCGCGGCCGCTCGGTGCCGGTGCTGGACCTCGGCCTGGCCATCGGTCACCCCGAGCGTGAGCCCGATGCGGACACCTCGCCGGGCTACCTGGTCGTCACCGAGTTCAACCGCTCGATCCAGGGCTTCCTGGTCAGCGGCGTCGAACGCATCGTCAACATCGCGGTGGAAGACATCCACCCGCCGCCGGAACTGGGTGCCGAATCGAGCTACCTGACCGCGGTGACCCGCTTCCAGGGTGAGCTGATCCAGGTGATCGACGTTGAAAGCGTGCTGGCCGATATCGCCCAGGTGCGCGGTGAGGCGGTACTCGACCCAACGATGGCAATGCCCGCCGACGGCCCGCAGCTGCAGGTACTGGTGGTGGACGACTCGCGCGTGGCCCGCCAGCAGATCCGCAGCGTGCTGGACCAGCTGGGCGTGGGTGCCACCCTGCTTTCCGACGGCAAGCAGGCACTGGACCACCTGCTGCAGGTCCACGCCTCGGGCGAGAACCCGGCCGAGCGCTATGCCATGGTCATCTCGGACATTGAGATGCCGGCCATGGACGGCTACACGCTGACGACGGAAATCCGGCGCCATCCGGGCCTGGCCGGCCTGTATGTGCTGCTGCACACCTCGCTGTCGGGCGTCTTCAACAACGCCATGGTCGAGCGTGTCGGCGCCAACGCCTTCGTCGCCAAGTACTCGCCACACGAGCTGGCCGATTTCGTGCTGGACCGCCTGCGCAAGGTGGCGCTGGCGGCCTGA
- the flgA gene encoding flagellar basal body P-ring formation chaperone FlgA: MRRVTSLFAIALAAAAPWAAAAEWQPVASIRTAALSTLPAGSEGEAQVADALRLPKCGGALQVQPTANTTVEVSCPDAGGWRLFVPVKVRRNQTVLVLNRGIGTGETLTAADITTAQRDAARIAGAVLADPNAAIGRIARRPLQAGALLSNNDLVVQRLIKRGDNVALVSRRGSVEVRIAGRAMGDAGENERVSVENLSSRRIVQGTVDAAGDVIVAR; the protein is encoded by the coding sequence ATGCGCCGGGTCACATCTCTATTCGCCATCGCGCTCGCCGCGGCCGCGCCATGGGCAGCCGCTGCAGAGTGGCAGCCGGTGGCCAGCATCCGCACCGCGGCGCTGTCGACGCTGCCGGCCGGCAGCGAAGGTGAGGCGCAGGTGGCCGATGCGCTACGCCTGCCGAAATGTGGCGGCGCGTTGCAGGTGCAGCCGACCGCCAACACCACGGTGGAGGTCAGCTGTCCCGATGCGGGCGGCTGGCGCCTGTTCGTGCCGGTGAAGGTGCGACGCAACCAGACCGTGCTGGTGCTCAACCGTGGAATCGGCACTGGAGAAACCCTTACCGCCGCCGATATCACGACTGCCCAGCGTGACGCCGCCCGGATTGCCGGTGCGGTGCTGGCCGATCCCAATGCAGCGATCGGCCGCATCGCCCGCCGTCCGTTGCAGGCCGGGGCCCTGCTGTCGAACAACGATCTGGTGGTGCAGCGTCTCATCAAGCGAGGAGACAATGTGGCCCTGGTATCGCGTCGCGGCTCGGTCGAGGTCCGCATTGCCGGTCGTGCGATGGGTGATGCCGGTGAGAACGAACGGGTCTCGGTCGAGAACCTGTCCTCGCGGCGGATCGTGCAGGGCACGGTCGACGCCGCAGGTGACGTAATCGTGGCGCGTTGA
- the flgM gene encoding flagellar biosynthesis anti-sigma factor FlgM: MSQKIDGNLQVPQALRSVTTPANKPGVSTDAAARPVEAADSLRLTGEATNLQAIERELTTAPAIDAQRVAAVRESLQNGTYKINPDAIASRMLDLDQQLHG, from the coding sequence ATGAGCCAGAAAATCGACGGCAACCTGCAGGTCCCCCAGGCACTGCGCAGCGTGACGACCCCGGCCAACAAGCCCGGCGTCAGCACCGATGCAGCGGCGCGCCCGGTCGAGGCGGCCGACAGCCTGCGCCTGACCGGCGAGGCCACCAATCTGCAGGCCATCGAGCGTGAGCTGACCACCGCCCCGGCGATCGATGCCCAGCGCGTGGCGGCTGTGCGTGAGTCGCTGCAGAACGGCACCTACAAGATCAATCCGGACGCGATCGCATCGCGCATGCTCGATCTGGACCAGCAGCTGCACGGATGA
- a CDS encoding FlgN family protein, producing the protein MTAAMSEPLQRLAQALDVERQALVEHDVHALIRATGAKLEALRALEGAPPVGEGEQLQELAERNRANGVLLSRRRREVNWALRQLGRTEDASAYDAKGQSHTVSIGRPLAVA; encoded by the coding sequence ATGACTGCGGCGATGAGCGAGCCGCTGCAGCGCCTCGCCCAGGCCCTGGACGTTGAACGCCAGGCCCTGGTCGAGCACGACGTGCACGCCTTGATCCGGGCCACCGGCGCCAAGCTGGAAGCGCTGCGGGCGCTGGAAGGCGCGCCGCCGGTGGGCGAGGGCGAACAGCTGCAGGAACTGGCCGAGCGCAACCGCGCCAACGGCGTGCTGCTGTCGCGCCGCCGCCGCGAGGTGAACTGGGCACTGCGCCAGCTCGGCCGCACCGAAGACGCCTCGGCCTACGATGCCAAGGGCCAGTCGCACACGGTCAGCATCGGCCGGCCTCTCGCCGTCGCCTGA
- a CDS encoding ATP-binding protein, whose translation MSAANALVTAPLPPQPVLQALLERLREGLLLFTDDGQVALANPAAQNLLASGEDGGLPPPQRLRELLPPDALEQARQHGHWNGSLPLGEGVVIAHLYHHGPVGEGHFLALFRHIEGQEDYERELQQRHAELRQAYLRLNGTQEKLLQSEKMASIGQLAAGVAHEINNPIGYVHSNLGSLQEYLRSLFTVIEAYERALRAPDPKALIPEIDDIRDRLDIDFISRDLPQLMAESREGIERVTRIVRDLKDFSYSGRDESWKLVDLHAGLESTINIIWNELKYKVTLVREFGQLPLVECLPSELNQVYMNLLLNAGHAIAERGTITVRTGVDGDHVWVEFEDTGGGISPELRQRIFDPFFTTKPVGSGTGLGLSISYSIINKHHGRIDLDSTPGVGSRFRVVLPIKQPR comes from the coding sequence GTGTCCGCTGCCAACGCCCTGGTTACCGCCCCCCTTCCGCCGCAACCGGTGTTGCAGGCCCTGCTTGAGCGCCTGCGCGAAGGTCTGCTGCTGTTCACCGATGACGGGCAGGTGGCCCTGGCCAATCCGGCCGCACAGAACCTGCTGGCCAGTGGCGAGGACGGCGGGCTGCCGCCGCCGCAGCGCCTGCGCGAACTGCTGCCCCCCGATGCGCTGGAACAGGCTCGCCAGCATGGCCACTGGAATGGCAGCCTGCCGCTGGGCGAGGGCGTGGTCATCGCCCACCTGTACCACCACGGTCCGGTCGGCGAAGGGCATTTTTTGGCCCTGTTCCGCCACATCGAAGGGCAGGAAGACTACGAGCGCGAACTGCAGCAGCGCCACGCCGAGCTGCGCCAGGCCTACCTGCGCCTCAATGGCACCCAGGAGAAGCTGCTGCAGTCGGAGAAGATGGCCTCGATCGGCCAGCTGGCTGCGGGCGTCGCGCACGAGATCAACAACCCGATCGGTTACGTGCACTCCAACCTGGGCAGCCTGCAGGAATACCTGCGCAGCCTGTTCACCGTGATCGAAGCCTACGAGCGCGCCTTGCGCGCACCTGACCCGAAGGCGCTGATTCCGGAAATCGATGACATCCGTGACCGCCTGGACATCGATTTCATCAGCCGCGACCTGCCGCAGCTGATGGCGGAATCGCGCGAAGGCATCGAGCGCGTCACCCGCATCGTGCGCGACCTGAAGGACTTCTCGTATTCCGGCCGCGACGAGTCCTGGAAGCTGGTCGACCTGCACGCGGGCCTGGAATCGACCATCAACATCATCTGGAACGAACTCAAGTACAAGGTCACCCTGGTACGCGAGTTCGGCCAGTTGCCGTTGGTGGAGTGCCTGCCGTCGGAGTTGAACCAGGTCTACATGAACCTGCTGCTCAATGCCGGCCATGCCATCGCCGAGCGCGGCACGATCACGGTGCGCACCGGCGTTGACGGCGATCACGTGTGGGTTGAATTCGAAGATACCGGCGGTGGCATCTCGCCGGAACTGCGCCAGCGCATCTTCGATCCGTTCTTCACCACCAAGCCAGTGGGCAGTGGCACCGGCCTGGGCTTGTCGATCTCCTACAGCATCATCAACAAGCACCACGGCCGCATCGACCTGGACAGCACCCCTGGCGTGGGCTCGCGCTTCCGCGTGGTCCTTCCGATCAAGCAGCCGCGCTGA
- a CDS encoding EAL domain-containing protein produces MWNPNLPPVSIDDAPDRLGAGNPELQAMVAEAASGGISLMLMHVDIDHFASVNENMSAEVGDQALVLVAQRLQSYLRGRGKLWRHGSDEFLIAVPRTTDLPLPEDFAEEIRQQMELPLSVLPYTLFMTGKLGVSLCPEHASSTSRLLDHAEDALYQAAREGGNAVRIHAVDTPPSAHSESIIARQIVDAIPNGELKLRYQPLVSARDGHVVGMEALLRWQSPTLGMLVPERFMRTAERLGIIVQIGTWVLEGALKQARLWRDQGFDDFTIAVNVSTLQLLRPNFFAEVMSLLQAAGVPAQMLTLEINESALTNNVNFVHETLANLRNEGISLSLDNFGTGDSSLSALVRYPVDKLKIDRSFIKSAPAGNREAAIARAIIAMGHQLGMTVIANGVESQAQLGFLRRNDCDVFQGYLFGEPMSADAAGMTLRRRYLRPEAFAETRPDRTLLLLDDEENVLRSLVRLFRRDGYRILAAGNVRDAFDLLAINDVQVILSDQRMSDMSGTEFLGRVKMLYPDTIRLVLSGYTDLNTVTDAINRGAIYRFLTKPWNDDELRKHIHQAFRTYEEQRRSNAGPAPVESGDGGEDRPPR; encoded by the coding sequence ATGTGGAATCCCAACCTGCCCCCGGTCAGCATCGATGATGCCCCCGACCGCCTTGGCGCCGGCAACCCCGAGCTGCAGGCGATGGTTGCCGAGGCGGCCTCCGGCGGCATCTCACTGATGCTGATGCACGTGGACATCGACCACTTCGCATCGGTCAACGAGAACATGAGTGCCGAAGTGGGCGACCAGGCGCTGGTACTGGTGGCGCAACGCCTGCAGTCCTACCTGCGCGGGCGCGGCAAGCTGTGGCGGCATGGCAGCGACGAATTCCTGATCGCAGTGCCCCGCACCACCGATCTGCCGCTGCCGGAAGATTTCGCTGAAGAGATCCGCCAGCAGATGGAGCTGCCGCTGTCGGTGCTGCCGTACACGCTGTTCATGACCGGCAAGCTGGGCGTGAGCCTGTGCCCGGAACATGCCAGCAGCACCTCACGCCTGCTCGACCATGCCGAGGACGCGCTGTACCAGGCCGCCCGCGAAGGCGGCAATGCCGTGCGCATCCATGCGGTGGACACCCCGCCGAGCGCGCACAGCGAGAGCATCATCGCGCGCCAGATTGTCGATGCCATTCCCAATGGCGAGCTGAAGCTGCGCTACCAGCCGCTGGTGAGCGCCCGCGACGGCCACGTGGTGGGCATGGAAGCGCTGCTGCGCTGGCAGTCGCCGACCCTGGGCATGCTGGTGCCGGAGCGCTTCATGCGCACCGCCGAGCGCCTGGGCATCATCGTGCAGATCGGCACCTGGGTGCTGGAAGGCGCGTTGAAGCAGGCGCGGCTGTGGCGCGACCAGGGCTTTGATGACTTCACCATCGCGGTGAACGTGTCCACCCTGCAGCTGCTGCGGCCGAACTTCTTCGCCGAGGTGATGTCATTGCTGCAGGCGGCGGGCGTACCGGCGCAGATGCTGACGCTGGAGATCAACGAGAGCGCGCTGACCAACAACGTCAATTTCGTGCACGAGACGCTGGCCAACCTGCGCAACGAAGGCATCAGCCTGAGCCTGGACAACTTCGGCACCGGCGACTCCAGCCTCAGCGCGCTGGTGCGCTACCCGGTGGACAAGCTGAAGATCGACCGCAGCTTCATCAAGAGCGCGCCGGCCGGCAATCGCGAAGCGGCCATCGCCCGCGCGATCATCGCCATGGGCCACCAGCTGGGCATGACCGTGATCGCCAACGGCGTGGAGTCGCAGGCCCAGCTGGGCTTCCTGCGCCGCAACGACTGCGATGTGTTCCAGGGCTACCTGTTCGGCGAGCCGATGTCGGCCGATGCCGCCGGCATGACCCTGCGCCGCCGCTACCTGCGCCCGGAAGCCTTCGCCGAAACCCGTCCGGACCGCACGTTGCTGCTGCTGGACGACGAGGAAAACGTGCTGCGCTCGCTGGTGCGCCTGTTCCGCCGCGACGGCTACCGCATCCTGGCCGCCGGCAACGTGCGTGATGCGTTCGATCTGCTTGCGATCAACGACGTGCAGGTAATCCTGTCCGACCAGCGCATGAGCGACATGAGCGGCACCGAATTCCTGGGCCGGGTGAAGATGCTGTACCCGGATACGATCCGCCTGGTGCTGTCGGGCTACACCGATCTGAACACGGTGACCGATGCGATCAACCGCGGCGCGATCTATCGCTTCCTGACCAAGCCTTGGAACGACGACGAGCTGCGCAAGCACATCCACCAGGCATTCCGCACCTACGAGGAACAGCGCCGCAGCAATGCCGGACCGGCGCCGGTGGAAAGCGGAGATGGTGGCGAGGACCGCCCGCCGCGGTGA